A stretch of [Clostridium] scindens DNA encodes these proteins:
- a CDS encoding ABC transporter ATP-binding protein — protein sequence MDIIVDNVSKSYGDQVVLKKLAFCFPEGRISCIMGPSGCGKTTLMRILLGLEGADEGRVEGVPYGKISAVFQEDRLCENVSAIRNLKLVSDKGEAELRREMEALWLGEAFGKPVRELSGGMKRRVAILRALLAPCACIMMDEPLKGLDEETKIVTADYIRKNAKEKTLIVITHDRQDLELLGADKLLTLA from the coding sequence ATGGATATTATTGTAGACAATGTAAGCAAGTCCTACGGAGACCAGGTAGTTCTTAAGAAACTGGCTTTTTGTTTCCCGGAGGGGAGAATCTCCTGCATCATGGGCCCATCCGGGTGCGGAAAGACTACGCTTATGCGGATTCTTCTTGGATTGGAAGGTGCGGATGAAGGACGGGTAGAAGGCGTCCCTTACGGAAAGATAAGCGCCGTATTTCAAGAAGACAGGCTATGCGAGAATGTAAGCGCCATCCGGAATCTGAAGCTTGTGTCAGACAAAGGCGAAGCAGAACTACGCCGCGAGATGGAGGCGCTGTGGCTTGGGGAGGCATTTGGAAAGCCCGTGCGGGAACTGAGCGGAGGGATGAAGCGCAGGGTCGCGATCCTGCGGGCACTTCTGGCACCGTGCGCCTGCATCATGATGGATGAGCCGTTAAAGGGACTGGATGAAGAGACGAAGATCGTTACGGCTGATTATATCCGTAAGAACGCAAAAGAAAAGACCCTGATTGTCATTACGCATGACAGGCAGGATCTGGAACTTCTGGGGGCAGATAAACTATTGACCCTTGCATAG
- a CDS encoding MogA/MoaB family molybdenum cofactor biosynthesis protein has product MDDYKWKTAVITLSDKGYRGEREDKSGPLICEMLPEDSYSIEERLLLPDEQEMIEKELIRLCDDDHMDLILTTGGTGFAQRDCTPEATLHVATRNAQGIADAMRYCSLQVTPRAMLSRGVSVIRGKTLIINLPGSTKAVRENLSFILSSLEHGLGILTGRDGECGGA; this is encoded by the coding sequence ATGGACGATTATAAATGGAAAACAGCTGTCATTACCTTAAGCGACAAGGGCTACAGGGGAGAAAGAGAGGATAAAAGCGGTCCGCTGATCTGCGAGATGCTGCCGGAAGATTCCTACAGTATCGAGGAGAGGCTGCTGCTCCCGGATGAGCAGGAGATGATCGAGAAGGAACTGATCCGTCTGTGCGACGATGACCATATGGATCTGATACTCACTACGGGGGGAACCGGATTTGCCCAGCGGGACTGTACGCCGGAGGCAACCTTGCATGTGGCTACGAGAAATGCGCAGGGAATCGCCGATGCCATGCGCTACTGCTCCCTTCAAGTCACTCCGCGCGCCATGCTAAGCCGGGGCGTATCGGTGATCCGGGGAAAGACGCTGATCATCAATCTTCCGGGCAGCACGAAGGCTGTCAGGGAAAATCTCTCATTCATCCTGTCCTCCTTGGAGCACGGGCTTGGCATCCTTACAGGAAGGGATGGAGAATGCGGAGGTGCATAG